TTGGTACGACGACGCTAGGGGCCGCGCCCGCACAGCGAATGGGCAGCGGATGCCCATGTTCGGAAGGGCCGTTGCCCAGGTTCGGCTCGGGTCAGGCCACGACGACCAGGCCGCGGAGCCGCGCCTCCGTGGCGGCCGCGTGACGCGAGGTCACGCCCAGCTTGGTGAGAACGGCCGACACGTGGTGGTGCACGGTGCGGACCGAGACCACCAGCCGTACGGCGATCTGCTCGTCGGTCATCCCCTCGGCCACCAGCGCCAGCACCTCCGCCTCCCGCTGGGTCAGACCGGCAGGGTGGGCCCGGGTGGCCGCCCGTGAACCGGTCGGCACGGAGGGGCTGCCGAGCCGGCGTAGCTCCTGACGCGCGAGCCTGGCGGCGGCCGGCGTCCCGATCCGGTCGAAGCGGGCCAGGGCCTCGTGCACCTCGTCGGCGGTCCCGCCGTCTAGCAGGGCCCAGGCTGCCTCGTAGGGCATCTGCCGCTCGTCCCACGCCGCTGCAGCCTCGCATGCGTGGCCGGCGAGGCCGAGCTGCACCGGCGGCTCCAGCACCAGTCCGGGCACGTCGGGCGCCGACAGCCCCGCCCGCCGCAGCCAGAGCAGGAACACCCCGACCGTCGCCGGTGTGATCTCGGCGAGGCCGGGCCGCAGGCACTCTCCGAGGTCTCGTCGGGCCGCAACCGGGTCCCCGGCCAGCAGGTGCGCCTCCGCGCGGGGGATCTTCGTGACCAGCTCCCACTCGAGGTCCCCGGTCTGGTCGGCGATCCCGACCGCCTCGTCCAGGGCTGCCATGCCTCCCGGCTGGTCGCGACGGGTCCGCACCAGACCGACCACGCACAGGGGCGCGACGACGTTCGCGGGCGAGGTCTTGAGGTCCACCAGAGGCTGGGACAGGGCGACGGCCTCGTCCCAGCGCCCCCGCGACAGCATCGCTTCGCCCTGGGCAGCCCGGATGCAGTAGCCGTAGGTGGCGATGTCGTGCTCGTCGCAGTAGGCCATCCCTTCCGCCGCGATCAGGTCCAGGTCCTCCCACCGGCGCTCTCCCAGGAGCAGGACCAGGTAGTTCGCGTAGATCCGGCCCGCCTGCGCGTCGCTGCGGGTCGCCTGAGCCAGCGCCAAAGACTCGCGCATCGGCGCCTCCCACGGCTCACCCCGGGCGGCCAGGGCGCACGCTTGGGTGTTGAGCGCGTCGCTGATCACGTCCGGCAGCTCCAGCTCGCGGGCGAGGACCTCGGCCCGACGGGCCACGTCGAGGCAGGCCGACAGGTCGTCCTGGAACACCGACAGTCGTGCGAGCGCTCCGGCCAGCTCGGGGGTGCGGCCCAGCGGTTCGAGCACCTGGACCGCCTCACGGGCGCTCTCGGCCGCCTCCTGCTGCCGGCACAGCCGCCACAGCGCCGCGCTCCGGACGCGCAGCGCATCACCGATGCGCAACGGGTCACCTGCGTGGCGCCACAGGGCGAGGGCGGCGTCGCTGGCCTCCCGGGACCGGTCCCAGCTGTCGGTCAGACCGGACTCGACACTCAGCCTCGTCCAGAGGTCGGCGACCTCCTCGGCCCGGACGCCGTCGATGAAGCGCAGCGCGCGTTCGAGCTGGGCGACGGCTTCACGGTGCGAGCCCAGTTGGGCCGAGCGCTCTGCGGCCCGCGGTGCGAACAGCTGGACCGCCTGCGCGTCGCCAGCGCCCTCGGCGTGGTAGGCGAGCCGGGCCTCGTCCGCGCCCCGCGTGCCGAGCGCTGCGAGGGCGGCGGCATGGATGGCGACCACACGGTGCGCGGGGATCTCCTGGGCGATGGCCAGGCGGGTCAGCTCGTGGCGGAAGCGCAGGCCGGCCGGTCCGCTGACCAGGAGGCCCGACACCACCAGCTCGTCGAGATGGTCGGCCCGGGCCTCGCACACCGCGCCCAGCAGGCCGACGTCGACGCGACCACCGAGCAGCGCCGCGGCCTCCGCCGTCCGCCGGGTCGGATCCCGGAGCCGGGCGACCCGGGCCAGCACCGCGTCCCGGGCCGACGGCGGGACCGTGCCCGGGCTGCCGCGCAACATCTCGGTGACGAAGAACGGATTGCCGCCGGTGAGCCGGTAGAGCTCGGTGCCGGACGTCGCCACGGCGGCGGCCAGCTCGTCGACCGCCGGCCCCGACAGCGGGGCCAGGTCGATCCGCCGGGTGGTCCGCTGTGAGCCCAGCTCCCCGAGGGCCACGCGCAGCGGGTCCCGGGCCGAGAGCCCGTCGTCGCGGTAGGTCGCCAGCACCACGACGGGGAGGTCCTTGAGGCGCCGACCGACGTGACGGACGAGGTCCAGCGTGGCCTCGTCGGCCCAGTGCAGATCCTCGAGCACGACCACGGTCGGTTGCTCGGCCAGCGTCACCAGCAGCGTGGCGAACAGCTCCTCCCGCGGTCGCTCCGCCCGGCAGGCGTCGAGCAGAGCGCCGCCGGCCTCGGTGGCGACGTCGAACAGCGGCCCCAGCGCGCGCGGGGTGAAGAGGCCGTCGCAGGCGCCGTGCAGGGTGCGCAGTCCGACCGACCGCTGGAAGGTCTCCACCAGCGCGGTCTTGCCGATCCCGGCCTCGCCGGCGACCAGCACGAGCCGCCCGCGCCCGGCCCGCGCGTCGTCGGCGTACTCGGACAGAGCCGCCAGCTGGGCCTCGCGCTCGAGGAGCATTCCTCGATTGTCGGGCGTCGGCGCCATCCCCGTCCATAACGCTGAGGGGTGAGAAAGCCACGGCCACCCGGACGACGGGCCATGGTGCCTGCGGACCTGCGGGAGCGATGTCCTAGATTCTCTGCGTGAGTGCGCAGG
The DNA window shown above is from Nocardioides mesophilus and carries:
- a CDS encoding ATP-binding protein; the encoded protein is MLLEREAQLAALSEYADDARAGRGRLVLVAGEAGIGKTALVETFQRSVGLRTLHGACDGLFTPRALGPLFDVATEAGGALLDACRAERPREELFATLLVTLAEQPTVVVLEDLHWADEATLDLVRHVGRRLKDLPVVVLATYRDDGLSARDPLRVALGELGSQRTTRRIDLAPLSGPAVDELAAAVATSGTELYRLTGGNPFFVTEMLRGSPGTVPPSARDAVLARVARLRDPTRRTAEAAALLGGRVDVGLLGAVCEARADHLDELVVSGLLVSGPAGLRFRHELTRLAIAQEIPAHRVVAIHAAALAALGTRGADEARLAYHAEGAGDAQAVQLFAPRAAERSAQLGSHREAVAQLERALRFIDGVRAEEVADLWTRLSVESGLTDSWDRSREASDAALALWRHAGDPLRIGDALRVRSAALWRLCRQQEAAESAREAVQVLEPLGRTPELAGALARLSVFQDDLSACLDVARRAEVLARELELPDVISDALNTQACALAARGEPWEAPMRESLALAQATRSDAQAGRIYANYLVLLLGERRWEDLDLIAAEGMAYCDEHDIATYGYCIRAAQGEAMLSRGRWDEAVALSQPLVDLKTSPANVVAPLCVVGLVRTRRDQPGGMAALDEAVGIADQTGDLEWELVTKIPRAEAHLLAGDPVAARRDLGECLRPGLAEITPATVGVFLLWLRRAGLSAPDVPGLVLEPPVQLGLAGHACEAAAAWDERQMPYEAAWALLDGGTADEVHEALARFDRIGTPAAARLARQELRRLGSPSVPTGSRAATRAHPAGLTQREAEVLALVAEGMTDEQIAVRLVVSVRTVHHHVSAVLTKLGVTSRHAAATEARLRGLVVVA